The following coding sequences are from one Nilaparvata lugens isolate BPH chromosome 6, ASM1435652v1, whole genome shotgun sequence window:
- the LOC120351913 gene encoding uncharacterized protein LOC120351913 isoform X2 codes for MSAGFICCRCCSRWMGNTCGRRSGLLFNLAGNVLELLMSDARGYELSLYAMNVDLGLAGDVGWSLSAFCGVRRDFSLDVLGGCPYPLRDRVYA; via the exons ATGAGTGCtgggtttatatgttgcaggTGCTGTTCTCGGTGGATGGGGAATAcgtgcggtcggcggtccgggctgctcttcaacttggcgggcaacgtccttgaACTCCTGATGTCCGACGCGCGGGGGTACGAGCTGTCCCTCTATGCCATGAATGTCGACCTTGGCCTGGCGGGTGATGTCGGctggtccctctcggcgttctgcggggtgcggcgcgacttcagTCTTGATGttctcg GAGGGTGTCCATATCCATTGCGGG